In a genomic window of Bradyrhizobium sp. LLZ17:
- the arsC gene encoding arsenate reductase (glutaredoxin) (This arsenate reductase requires both glutathione and glutaredoxin to convert arsenate to arsenite, after which the efflux transporter formed by ArsA and ArsB can extrude the arsenite from the cell, providing resistance.): protein MTVTIYHNPDCGTSRNTLAMIRQSGAEPVVIEYLKTPPTRETLQQLIAAMGIPVRALLREKGTPYKALGLDDPKWSDDELLDLMMAHPILINRPIVVTPKGTRLCRPSEAVVDLLDGPVGRFVKEDGEVVEAR from the coding sequence ATGACCGTCACGATCTATCACAACCCCGATTGCGGGACCTCGCGCAACACCCTCGCCATGATCCGGCAGAGCGGCGCCGAGCCCGTCGTCATCGAATACCTCAAGACGCCGCCCACGCGCGAAACGCTCCAGCAACTGATCGCAGCGATGGGCATCCCGGTCCGCGCATTGCTGCGCGAGAAGGGCACACCCTACAAGGCGCTCGGCCTCGACGACCCCAAATGGAGTGACGATGAACTCCTCGACTTGATGATGGCGCATCCCATTCTCATCAACCGTCCGATCGTGGTGACACCAAAGGGCACGCGTCTGTGCCGGCCGTCCGAGGCCGTCGTCGATCTCCTGGATGGTCCCGTCGGCCGGTTCGTCAAGGAGGATGGCGAGGTCGTCGAAGCCAGGTAG
- a CDS encoding NAD(P)-binding domain-containing protein → MSKKTVAIVGAGPVGLAAAAQVLERGMSPIVLEAGPEAGHAIRHWQHVQLFSPWEYNADKAAARLLAPTGWNSPDPQSYPTGGELLDRYLMPLATRTPLREAIRISSRVTAISRSGFDKAKTKGREQAPFEIRYQNGKGPEVLRADAVIDASGTWFSPNPAGSNGLPAVGEPEHADHIAYGMPDVRGADRARYAGKTVAVLGAGHSALGTLIDLVHLAGEVPDTQPVWLLRGADPAKAFGGGRNDKLAARGELGSAFAALVAAGKIRVETEFGVTHLSATEGRLEISAGTARRVIADEMIVSTGFRPDLSFLSELRLRLDPAIEAPAALAPLIDPNEHSCGTVRPHGARELAHDEPGFYLAGMKSYGRAPTFLMMTGYEQVRSIAADIAGDKRAAARVELVLPETGVCTRGGLESADAASGCCGGPAKEQASACCADDETAKKAGRSGCGCS, encoded by the coding sequence ATGAGTAAAAAGACAGTTGCCATCGTCGGAGCAGGGCCGGTCGGCCTTGCTGCTGCGGCGCAAGTGCTCGAACGCGGAATGTCGCCGATCGTGCTGGAGGCTGGGCCGGAGGCCGGCCACGCCATCCGCCACTGGCAGCACGTCCAGCTGTTCTCGCCGTGGGAGTACAATGCCGACAAGGCCGCGGCGCGTCTGCTCGCGCCGACAGGATGGAATTCGCCGGACCCGCAGTCCTACCCGACCGGTGGCGAGCTGCTCGATCGGTACCTGATGCCACTGGCGACGAGAACGCCGTTGCGCGAGGCGATCCGCATCTCCAGCCGCGTCACCGCGATCAGCCGTTCCGGCTTCGACAAGGCGAAAACCAAGGGGCGGGAGCAGGCGCCTTTCGAAATCCGCTACCAGAACGGCAAGGGTCCCGAAGTGCTGCGCGCCGATGCGGTGATCGATGCGTCCGGCACATGGTTCTCGCCCAATCCCGCCGGCAGCAACGGCCTGCCGGCGGTCGGCGAGCCCGAGCACGCCGACCACATCGCCTACGGCATGCCCGACGTGCGGGGTGCCGACCGCGCGCGATATGCGGGAAAGACCGTTGCGGTTCTCGGGGCCGGCCACTCCGCGCTGGGTACGCTGATCGATCTCGTGCATCTCGCCGGCGAGGTGCCGGATACGCAACCGGTCTGGCTGTTGCGCGGCGCCGATCCCGCCAAGGCCTTCGGCGGCGGCCGCAATGACAAGCTTGCCGCGCGCGGCGAGCTGGGCTCGGCCTTTGCGGCCCTGGTTGCCGCTGGCAAGATCAGGGTCGAGACCGAATTCGGCGTCACGCACCTTTCGGCAACCGAAGGTCGGCTCGAGATCTCGGCCGGCACCGCGCGCCGCGTGATCGCGGATGAGATGATCGTCTCAACGGGATTCCGTCCGGATCTTTCATTCCTGTCTGAACTGCGTCTGCGGCTTGATCCCGCCATCGAGGCGCCCGCGGCCCTCGCGCCGCTCATCGACCCCAACGAGCATAGCTGCGGCACCGTCCGCCCCCACGGCGCGCGCGAGCTCGCGCATGACGAGCCGGGTTTCTATCTGGCCGGCATGAAGTCGTACGGTCGCGCCCCGACGTTCCTGATGATGACCGGCTACGAGCAGGTACGCTCGATCGCGGCCGACATCGCCGGCGACAAACGGGCCGCGGCACGAGTCGAACTTGTGCTGCCGGAGACCGGCGTGTGTACGCGCGGTGGCCTCGAGTCGGCCGATGCCGCGTCAGGATGTTGCGGCGGCCCGGCAAAGGAACAAGCATCGGCCTGCTGTGCGGACGACGAAACGGCGAAGAAGGCGGGACGTTCGGGTTGCGGCTGCTCATGA
- a CDS encoding ArsR/SmtB family transcription factor — MENEQAVMALAALAQSTRMDAFRALTKHEPDGLAAGDLARLLEIPQNTLSAHLSVLTHAHLVSSQRQGRSIIYRANLEEMRKVVVYLLRDCCGGRPEVCEPVVESLQACCAPKRKGRIRA, encoded by the coding sequence ATGGAAAACGAACAAGCTGTCATGGCGCTTGCCGCGCTGGCTCAATCCACGCGCATGGACGCATTCCGAGCCTTGACCAAGCACGAGCCCGACGGCCTCGCAGCCGGCGACCTGGCGCGGCTGCTGGAGATCCCCCAGAACACGCTTTCGGCCCACCTTTCCGTTCTGACGCACGCGCACCTCGTCAGCTCTCAGCGACAGGGCCGCTCGATCATCTATCGCGCCAACCTCGAGGAGATGAGGAAAGTGGTCGTCTACCTCTTGAGGGATTGCTGCGGCGGCCGACCGGAGGTTTGCGAGCCGGTCGTCGAAAGCCTGCAAGCCTGTTGCGCTCCAAAACGAAAGGGACGAATTCGTGCCTGA
- a CDS encoding ArsR/SmtB family transcription factor, with the protein MKIDEVAARLEALGSPTRLRIYRTLVRAGHAGMPVGRLQERLKIPASTLSHHIKGLVAVRLISQVREGTTLVCHAEYDTMRGLVAFLVAECCAEEEGCAANRTAA; encoded by the coding sequence ATGAAAATCGATGAAGTGGCCGCCCGGCTTGAGGCTTTGGGCAGCCCGACAAGACTCAGGATCTATCGGACGCTGGTGCGCGCAGGCCATGCGGGCATGCCGGTGGGCCGACTGCAAGAGCGCCTGAAAATTCCGGCGTCCACCCTTTCGCATCACATCAAAGGCCTCGTCGCGGTGCGGCTGATTTCGCAGGTGCGCGAAGGCACGACGCTGGTTTGCCACGCCGAATACGACACCATGCGGGGCCTGGTTGCCTTCCTGGTGGCTGAGTGCTGCGCCGAGGAAGAGGGATGTGCGGCGAACAGGACGGCAGCGTAA
- a CDS encoding aquaporin — translation MDTFDLSRRLAAEALGTAILVATVVGSGIMAETLTKDIALALLCNTLPTGAILVVLITVLGPISGAHFNPAVTLVFTGQRELPVNEAVLYVIAQIAGGIAGTMAAHLMFGLPLIEFSTKVRTGGAQWFAEAVAAFGLVATILAGIRFQRTAVPWLVGLYITAAYWFTASTSFANPAVAIARSLTNTFAGIRPTDLPGFILAELCGAFAGMLLMNWLLGRPMARGPGPIAETIR, via the coding sequence ATGGACACGTTCGACCTTTCACGGCGCTTGGCTGCCGAAGCGCTCGGCACAGCCATTCTCGTCGCCACCGTCGTCGGCTCCGGCATCATGGCCGAAACGCTGACCAAGGACATTGCTCTCGCTCTTCTGTGCAACACCTTGCCGACCGGGGCCATTCTGGTCGTCCTGATCACCGTGCTCGGTCCGATCTCCGGAGCGCATTTCAACCCGGCGGTCACCCTCGTCTTCACCGGCCAGCGCGAGCTACCAGTGAACGAGGCGGTGCTTTACGTGATCGCGCAGATCGCCGGAGGCATCGCGGGGACAATGGCCGCGCATCTGATGTTCGGACTGCCGTTGATCGAGTTCTCGACCAAGGTTCGGACCGGAGGCGCACAATGGTTCGCCGAAGCGGTCGCGGCGTTTGGGCTGGTCGCGACCATCCTGGCCGGCATCCGCTTTCAGAGGACGGCCGTTCCCTGGCTGGTCGGCCTCTACATCACAGCCGCTTATTGGTTCACAGCCTCGACCTCGTTTGCCAATCCGGCCGTCGCAATCGCAAGATCCCTGACAAACACTTTCGCCGGAATTCGCCCGACTGACTTGCCCGGATTCATCCTTGCGGAGCTCTGCGGAGCGTTCGCCGGCATGCTGTTGATGAATTGGCTGCTCGGACGCCCCATGGCCCGCGGCCCCGGCCCAATCGCGGAGACAATACGATGA